The following are encoded together in the Coffea arabica cultivar ET-39 chromosome 1c, Coffea Arabica ET-39 HiFi, whole genome shotgun sequence genome:
- the LOC140007511 gene encoding uncharacterized protein: MVHKVQLHMLSVVLRLSSSSPVRSDLLFRSCAFFFLSSEVGSSLQPQPSYRPRRSHLHCWLQILCRSFGKNFGLLLLCCIKLSSSSPVRSDLLFRLVTAQGRATAIIASMSISGIQGQPLEITGSMKSQYGNLKPVADNMSVEVEKSVSLSTESHVETDATEDILV, encoded by the exons ATGGTACACAAGGTGCAACTCCACATGTTAAGTGTTGTATTGAG gctttcttcttcatctccgGTGAGGTCAGATCTTCTCTTCAG ATCTTgtgctttcttcttcctctccagTGAGGTCGGGTCTTCTCTTCAG CCACAGCCTTCTTACCGCCCAAGGAGGTCCCATCTTCACTGTTGGTTGCAGATCTTGTGCCGTTCGTTTGGAAAAAACTTCGGTCTCCTCCTCCTTTGTTGTATtaagctttcttcttcctctccggTGAGGTCGGATCTTCTCTTCA GGCTTGTTACCGCCCAAGGACGTGCCACTGCTATAATAGCGTCCATGTCGATTTCTGGAATTCAAGGTCAACCCCTGGAGATCACCGGTAGTATGAAAAGTCAATATGGAAACCTGAAGCCTGTTGCAGATAACATGAGTGTGGAAGTTGAAAAATCAGTGTCACTATCTACAGAATCTCATGTTGAGACTGATGCCACTGAAGACATTCTTGTCTGA
- the LOC113698625 gene encoding transcription initiation factor TFIID subunit 7: MEEQFILRLPPSVAERIDRLLSENASSSSDDKSLDLTFSEDGRSGTFSIGNDHFPAFLLDLPGIVESYKTYDDSVLIKSADIGQMIMVKEEGDSVPGEVEYRHGLTPPMRDARRRRFRREPDLNPELVRRAEKDLQNIMAGGTAENIDVEAIEHEEDGEENARNVSKKVEPKPPEKPDIPEAGTAGGEPDRSDSDESDYSI, translated from the exons ATGGAAGAGCAATTTATACTTCGGCTTCCACCTTCGGTAGCTGAACGGATAGACCGGCTCTTGAGCGAAAACGCATCTTCGTCTTCTGATGACAAGTCCTTGGATTTAACCTTTTCCG AGGATGGGAGAAGTGGCACATTTTCAATAGGAAACGATCACTTCCCTGCATTTCTTTTGGATTTACCTGGCATTGTGGAGTCATACAAAACCTATGATGATAGCGTGCTGATTAAAAGTGCAGATATTGGTCAA ATGATTATGGTGAAGGAGGAAGGTGACAGTGTTCCAGGTGAGGTGGAGTACAGACATGGCCTTACCCCTCCGATGAGGGATGCTCGAAGGCGAAGGTTCCGCAGAGAACCAGATCTAAAT CCTGAGCTGGTCCGGCGTGCTGAGAAAGATTTGCAGAATATTATGGCTGGTGGAACAGCTGAGAATATTG ATGTTGAAGCCATTGAGCATGAGGAAGATGGTGAGGAAAATGCTCGTAATGTAAGTAAGAAGGTGGAACCTAAGCCTCCAGAGAAGCCTGACATACCTGAGGCTGGGACAGCTGGTGGAGAGCCAGACAGAAGCGATTCTGATGAGTCTGATTATTCAATATGA
- the LOC113698713 gene encoding putative disease resistance protein RGA3 — translation MADAAVSATIKVALQAVVSLAADHREFPEELERLDKSAAMIRGFLAGADEDKHSSDVKNWLKQLEEEVFKADNVLDELNYDNLRRKVKYQNQLTKKKVFFCFSFFNKIGFRWRLGSMIREINTNLQRIRRDAEGLGLAYKHQVEEAFPTIAAGATTSRQTDSTIVRRDVLGRDEDESEIVKKLLTESESVISVIPITGMGGLGKTTLAKAVYKNEQIVGQFDKKMWVCVAEEVDKIEKVFKMILESLTGGKVEGDRREVIVQKIQHELKEKRYFLVLDDLWNDQEVLLNDFFSTLAGLNAKKGSWCLVTTRLQEVATILSRHPQINFTRHELGKLCDNDCWSIMKKWANVGEELPKELEDMREQVLRRCDGLPLAATLIGGLLSKKRKEDWLSILEESLLNGNQGGIKQILKVSFDHLSPAPVKKCFAYCSIFDQDTELEQDRLVELWMAEGFLQPDPQNERMMEKIGCEYLRILLQTSLLEEVKEERRTWYKMHDLVHEFAKSILNRSSSNEDRYLSLYSSERMLENMNEKKSASLRTLFLKGGIADEILSKFKHLHVLKLSGEDVKELPTSIGKLIHLHLLDISDSMITTLPESLCELYSLQTLRIYALEKGFPKKMSNLISMRHLHYFHYRYDKGCKIQMPSSIGRLTCLQTLEFFNIGRQEEGRGIQELGTLQDLKGTLEIRNLESVNGKDDAELANLSKKPHMYRLVFEWGNRDRESDNCDEDVLEGLQPHPNLKELQILKFMGDQFPQWFMNLTSLVELRVANCTRCRELPTLGQLSSLQHLYLTGLENIRSIGLSFYSTSAEEDGGSGGSGTVSRQTFFPALKILSLESMENLEEWKDAHEIRSTAGEVHVMDVFPMLEELYISHCPKLTTIPTPSRFPSLDVLKIKKNCHVLLAEKVLSNMANLSSLELWDLGGQRIESLKLVKRPESSLSIEGCNSLPTDMLERLCLFPTLQRVELRLAANITTLRGMSCAACLKRLVVFCCDNLRELPEDLYQFQALEYLLIQGCPRINSFGYPNPNSFGQKGLLKSLEEFTIEGCDALTRLPAEMFESCTSLRELNLFGCPSLVSFPLDLRRTPSLESFILGGCPNLIAEMPSGFGYLTSLRRVSIGPFSDDSAIKFDWAGLASSSSLRHVSLCGMPDMKSLPHQLQCLTTITSPSVDAMERLTFRRLRIRDCPLLTDRCTPQSGSEWPKISNIPERRIVRKQNSPILGHKCQ, via the exons ATGGCTGATGCTGCTGTTAGTGCTACTATTAAGGTTGCATTGCAGGCGGTTGTTTCTCTTGCCGCTGATCATCGTGAATTCCCAGAGGAGCTGGAGAGACTCGACAAATCTGCTGCAATGATTCGAGGCTTCTTGGCTGGTGCCGACGAGGACAAGCATAGCTCAGACGTGAAAAATTGGCTCAAGCAGCTGGAAGAAGAGGTTTTCAAAGCTGACAATGTGCTGGACGAGCTCAACTATGACAATCTTCGTCGGAAGGTGAAGTATCAAAATCAACTCACGAAAAAGAAGGTATTCTTCTGCTTTTCATTCTTTAATAAAATTGGTTTTCGTTGGAGGTTGGGTTCAATGATCAGGGAGATCAACACGAACCTTCAAAGGATCCGTCGGGATGCAGAAGGTTTGGGACTGGCCTACAAGCACCAAGTTGAAGAAGCATTCCCTACTATTGCTGCTGGAGCCACAACAAGCCGACAGACCGACTCTACTATTGTTCGAAGAGATGTTCTAGGAAGAGACGAGGATGAATCAGAAATAGTTAAGAAGTTGTTGACCGAATCTGAAAGTGTTATTTCAGTTATTCCCATAACTGGCATGGGTGGTTTAGGAAAAACAACTCTAGCAAAAGCCGTttacaaaaatgaacaaattgttggacaatttgacaaaaaaatgtGGGTTTGTGTGGCTGAAGAAGTAGATAAAATCGAGAAGGTCTTCAAAATGATTCTTGAATCGTTAACAGGAGGAAAGGTTGAAGGGGATCGTAGGGAGGTAATAGTTCAAAAAATTCAGCATGAACTCAAGGAAAAAAGATATTTCCTTGTTCTTGATGATTTGTGGAATGATCAAGAAGTATTGTTGAATGACTTTTTCAGCACTTTGGCGGGACTCAATGCGAAGAAAGGGAGCTGGTGTCTTGTTACCACTCGTCTGCAAGAAGTGGCAACTATTCTGTCTAGACATCCGCAGATCAATTTTACTCGCCATGAGCTGGGAAAGCTATGCGATAATGATTGCTGGTCTATCATGAAAAAATgggcaaatgtaggggaagaaTTACCAAAAGAATTGGAAGACATGAGGGAGCAAGTTTTAAGAAGATGTGACGGTCTACCTCTGGCAGCAACGTTAATTGGAGGTTTGTTatctaaaaagagaaaagaggatTGGCTATCTATTTTGGAGGAGAGTCTCTTGAATGGCAATCAAGGTGGGATCAAGCAAATACTTAAGGTGAGTTTTGATCATCTGTCACCTGCACCGGTTAAGAAATGCTTTGCATATTGCTCAATTTTTGATCAAGATACTGAATTGGAACAAGATCGACTAGTTGAGCTTTGGATGGCTGAAGGCTTTCTTCAACCGGATCCCCAAAATGAAAGAATGATGGAGAAAATAGGATGTGAGTATTTGAGAATTTTGCTGCAAACTTCCTTATTGGAAGAAGTAAAAGAGGAGAGGAGaacatggtataaaatgcatgaccTTGTGCATGAGTTTgcaaaatcaattttgaatcgTAGCAGCAGCAATGAGGACCGCTACCTTTCATTATACTCATCCGAAAGAATGTTAGAAAACATGAACGAAAAAAAATCAGCATCACTTCGCACATTATTTCTGAAGGGTGGCATAGCTGATGAAATATTATCAAAGTTCAAACACTTGCATGTCCTAAAATTGTCTGGAGAAGATGTCAAAGAGTTGCCGACCTCCATTGGCAAACTAATCCACTTACACTTACTTGACATTTCAGATTCGATGATTACAACTTTGCCAGAATCTCTTTGCGAACTTTATAGTTTGCAAACACTAAGAATTTACGCGCTTGAAAAAGGTTTTCCAAAGAAGATGAGCAATTTGATTAGCATGAGACAtcttcactattttcattatCGTTATGATAAAGGATGCAAAATCCAGATGCCATCCAGTATTGGACGATTGACTTGTCTTCAAACATTAGAGTTCTTTAACATAGGTCGTCAGGAGGAAGGTCGTGGTATCCAAGAACTTGGGACCTTGCAAGATCTTAAAGGCACCTTGGAGATCAGAAATCTTGAATCAGTAAATGGCAAAGATGATGCAGAACTAGCGAACCTATCTAAAAAGCCACATATGTATCGGTTGGTATTTGAGTGGGGCAATAGGGATCGAGAAAGTGATAATTGTGATGAAGATGTGTTGGAAGGCCTCCAACCTCACCCAAATTTAAAAGAGTTACAAATTTTGAAGTTCATGGGTGATCAGTTCCCACAATGGTTCATGAATTTGACATCACTGGTGGAGTTGCGTGTGGCGAATTGCACAAGATGCAGAGAACTCCCCACCCTAGGACAGCTGTCATCCCTCCAACATCTATATCTGACTGGATTGGAAAACATAAGAAGCATTGGGCTTTCATTCTACAGTACAAGTGCTGAGGAGGACGGCGGATCAGGAGGTTCAGGCACTGTTAGCAGACAAACATTCTTTCCAGCCCTTAAAATTCTCTCTCTTGAAAGCATGGAAAATTTGGAAGAGTGGAAGGACGCACACGAAATAAGGTCAACCGCAGGTGAAGTACATGTGATGGATGTGTTTCCCATGCTTGAAGAGTTGTATATTAGCCATTGCCCCAAGCTGACCACCATTCCAACTCCAAGTCGTTTCCCAAGTCTTGATgtattgaaaataaaaaagaattgcCATGTTTTGCTGGCAGAAAAGGTTTTGAGCAATATGGCCAATCTCTCATCCCTTGAATTATGGGATCTTGGTGGTCAACGCATCGAGTCTCTAAAATTAGTGAAACGACCAGAGAGCAGCTTGAGTATTGAAGGCTGTAACAGTCTACCCACTGACATGCTTGAGCGACTCTGTCTTTTTCCAACTCTTCAGCGTGTAGAATTGAGGCTTGCCGCTAATATAACAACATTAAGAGGAATGAGTTGCGCCGCTTGTCTTAAGAGATTGGTAGTCTTTTGCTGTGACAATTTACGGGAGTTGCCAGAAGATCTTTATCAATTTCAAGCTTTAGAGTACTTGCTGATACAAGGGTGCCCGAGAATTAATTCATTTGGATATCCAAATCCTAATTCATTTGGACAGAAAGGCCTCCTTAAGTCTCTTGAGGAATTTACTATCGAAGGGTGCGATGCATTAACAAGATTACCAGCGGAGATGTTCGAGTCGTGTACGTCTCTCCGAGAGCTGAATTTGTTCGGTTGCCCCAGTCTGGTCTCCTTTCCCCTTGATTTGCGACGAACCCCTTCTCTCGAGAGCTTCATTTTAGGGGGGTGTCCCAACTTGATTGCTGAGATGCCAAGTGGATTTGGCTATCTTACCAGCTTAAGGCGTGTGTCGATTGGTCCCTTCTCAGATGACTCTGCAATCAAATTTGATTGGGCTGGATTagcatcttcatcatcactccGACACGTGTCTTTATGTGGAATGCCTGACATGAAATCTCTGCCACACCAGCTTCAATGCTTGACTACCATCACATCACCCTCCGTGGATGCCATGGAACGCCTCACATTCAGACGTCTGCGAATTCGTGATTGTCCTCTATTAACCGACAGATGCACTCCTCAAAGCGGCTCCGAGTGGCCCAAGATCTCTAATATTCCAGAGCGTAGAATTGTCCGTAAGCAAAATTCACCAATATTGG GCCACAAGTGTCAGTGA